A part of Streptomyces sp. NBC_01210 genomic DNA contains:
- a CDS encoding N-acyl-D-amino-acid deacylase family protein, protein MDLVIRDVRVIDGTGGPSYRADVGLDDGRIAAVRRAGDPALSGTRLLDAHGLALSPGFIDMHAHSDLALLRDPAHEAKAAQGVTLEVLGQDGLSYAPVDDPTLAEVRKAITGWNGGAPGDTTVDFDWRTVGEYLDRLDRQGIAVNAAYLIPQGTVRMYAVGWDDRPATPAELARMKQLVAEGLEQGAVGMSSGLTYTPGMYAGNAELTELCRVVARYDGYYCPHHRSYGAGALQAYEEMVSLTRDAGCALHLAHATMNFGVNKGRAPDLLALLDDALAAGADISLDTYPYTPGCTTLVAMLPSWASEGGPDAILARLRDDATAEKIRHHMEEIGADGCHGVPIEWDTIEISGVSDPGLASCVGKTVAQSAAQRGEAPWINARRLLIDDRLGSTILQHVGHEENVREIMRHRVHTGGSDGILQGDKPHPRAYGTFPHYLGRYARELGILSLEETVAHLTSRPAARLRLPDRGLVREGYRADLVLFDPDTVAAGSTFESPRTLPVGIPHVLINGRFVIEDGRRTDVLAGRSVRRTDHRPARQAV, encoded by the coding sequence ATGGACCTCGTCATCCGCGACGTACGCGTCATCGACGGCACCGGCGGACCCTCGTACCGCGCCGATGTCGGCCTGGACGACGGCCGCATCGCCGCCGTACGCCGTGCGGGCGACCCCGCCCTGTCCGGGACCCGCCTCCTGGACGCGCACGGCCTCGCCCTGTCCCCCGGCTTCATCGACATGCACGCGCACAGCGATCTCGCGCTGCTCCGCGACCCCGCGCACGAGGCCAAGGCCGCACAGGGCGTCACCCTCGAAGTGCTCGGCCAGGACGGCCTGTCGTACGCACCGGTCGACGACCCGACCCTCGCCGAGGTCCGCAAGGCGATCACCGGCTGGAACGGCGGTGCACCCGGGGACACAACCGTCGACTTCGACTGGCGTACGGTCGGCGAGTACCTCGACCGGCTCGACCGGCAGGGCATCGCCGTCAACGCCGCGTACCTCATCCCGCAGGGCACGGTCCGGATGTACGCGGTGGGCTGGGACGACCGCCCCGCGACCCCCGCCGAGCTCGCCCGGATGAAGCAGCTCGTCGCCGAAGGCCTCGAACAGGGCGCGGTCGGCATGTCGTCCGGCCTCACCTACACGCCGGGCATGTACGCGGGCAACGCCGAACTCACCGAACTCTGCCGGGTGGTGGCGCGCTACGACGGCTACTACTGCCCGCACCACCGCTCGTACGGCGCCGGGGCTCTCCAGGCGTACGAGGAGATGGTCTCCCTCACCCGCGACGCCGGCTGCGCCCTCCATCTCGCGCACGCCACCATGAACTTCGGCGTGAACAAGGGCAGGGCTCCCGATCTGCTCGCGCTGCTGGACGACGCGCTGGCCGCCGGCGCGGACATCAGCCTGGACACCTACCCGTACACCCCCGGCTGCACCACGCTCGTCGCGATGCTGCCGAGCTGGGCGAGCGAGGGCGGCCCCGACGCGATCCTGGCGCGCCTGCGCGACGACGCCACCGCCGAGAAGATCCGCCACCACATGGAGGAGATCGGCGCGGACGGCTGCCACGGCGTACCCATCGAGTGGGACACCATCGAGATCTCGGGCGTGAGCGACCCCGGGCTCGCGAGCTGCGTCGGCAAGACGGTCGCGCAGTCGGCGGCCCAGCGCGGCGAGGCCCCGTGGATCAACGCCCGGCGGCTGCTCATCGACGACCGGCTCGGCTCGACGATCCTCCAGCACGTCGGCCACGAGGAGAACGTCCGGGAGATCATGCGGCACCGGGTCCACACGGGCGGCAGCGACGGCATCCTCCAGGGCGACAAACCGCACCCGCGCGCGTACGGCACGTTCCCGCACTATCTGGGCCGGTACGCAAGGGAGTTGGGCATCCTCAGCCTGGAGGAGACGGTGGCCCACCTCACCTCCCGCCCGGCGGCCCGCCTGCGCCTGCCGGACCGCGGCCTGGTCCGCGAGGGATACCGCGCGGACCTGGTCCTCTTCGACCCGGACACGGTCGCGGCGGGCTCGACCTTCGAGTCCCCGCGTACGCTGCCGGTCGGTATCCCGCAT
- a CDS encoding alanine racemase, with amino-acid sequence MAADATDNADTAAGRLDRLADEPVDHRFKALPPDAEAAGLTVGALAAERRNLFTGGFTTPVLALSAESVEHNLALLETYSERHGLVFAPHGKTSMSPQLFARQLEHGAWGITAAVPHQARVYRAYGIQRIFLANEVVDPAALRWLAHELDTDPGFRFICYVDSVRGVELMDAALGDAGASRPLDVVVELGAGEGARTGARTEADCAAVADAVAAAATLRLVGVAGYEGEVPQADGDRVRAWVRRLTALAADFDKAGRFAATEEIVVSAGGSAWFDAVADVFAEIPELSLPVLKLLRSGAYVSHDDGHYRHLTPFNRIPQEGALQPAFRLWAQVVSRPTPDQAFVNAGKRDAAYDLDLPEAQVVRDGRTGEIRPAHGITVSGLSDQHGWVRATPEAGLEVGDWVGMGLSHPCTSFDKWQLIPLVEADGTVTDYIRTFF; translated from the coding sequence ATGGCTGCCGACGCCACCGACAACGCCGACACCGCCGCCGGACGACTCGACCGGCTCGCCGACGAACCGGTCGACCACCGCTTCAAGGCCCTCCCCCCGGACGCCGAAGCCGCGGGCCTGACCGTCGGCGCCCTGGCGGCCGAGCGCCGCAACCTCTTCACCGGCGGCTTCACCACCCCCGTGCTCGCCCTCTCCGCCGAGTCCGTCGAGCACAACCTCGCCCTCCTCGAGACGTACTCCGAGCGCCACGGCCTCGTCTTCGCCCCGCACGGCAAGACCTCCATGTCGCCGCAGCTCTTCGCCCGCCAACTGGAGCACGGCGCCTGGGGCATCACCGCCGCCGTCCCGCACCAGGCCCGCGTCTACCGCGCCTACGGGATCCAGCGCATCTTCCTCGCCAACGAGGTCGTCGACCCGGCCGCACTGCGCTGGCTCGCGCACGAGCTGGACACCGACCCCGGCTTCCGCTTCATCTGTTACGTCGACTCCGTACGCGGAGTCGAGCTGATGGACGCGGCCCTCGGCGACGCCGGCGCCTCCCGCCCTCTCGACGTCGTCGTCGAACTCGGCGCCGGCGAAGGTGCCCGGACCGGAGCACGTACGGAAGCCGACTGCGCAGCCGTCGCCGACGCGGTGGCCGCCGCCGCAACCCTCCGCCTCGTCGGCGTCGCGGGTTACGAGGGCGAGGTACCGCAGGCCGACGGCGACCGCGTCCGCGCCTGGGTGCGCCGCCTCACCGCACTCGCCGCCGACTTCGACAAGGCCGGCCGCTTCGCCGCCACCGAGGAGATCGTCGTCAGCGCGGGCGGCAGCGCCTGGTTCGACGCGGTCGCGGACGTCTTCGCCGAGATCCCCGAACTCTCCCTCCCCGTACTGAAGTTGCTGCGTTCCGGCGCGTACGTCTCGCACGACGACGGCCACTACCGCCACCTCACCCCCTTCAACCGCATCCCGCAGGAGGGCGCCCTCCAGCCCGCCTTCCGCCTCTGGGCGCAGGTCGTCTCCCGCCCCACCCCCGACCAGGCCTTCGTCAACGCGGGCAAGCGTGACGCGGCATACGACCTCGACCTCCCCGAGGCCCAGGTCGTCCGCGACGGCCGCACCGGCGAGATCCGCCCGGCGCACGGCATCACGGTCAGCGGACTGTCCGACCAGCACGGCTGGGTCCGCGCGACTCCGGAGGCCGGGCTCGAGGTCGGCGACTGGGTCGGCATGGGCCTGTCCCACCCGTGCACGAGCTTCGACAAATGGCAGCTGATCCCGCTGGTCGAGGCGGACGGCACGGTCACCGACTACATCCGCACGTTCTTCTGA
- a CDS encoding PfkB family carbohydrate kinase → MVTFLPTRQGRLADVPSFVRGIGGAESNVACSLAASGHSAKWVGRVGADGFGEHLVAAIASYGVDTSAVQRDPQRPTGIYFRTAGDRAADAHEVLYYRAGSAASAMSPSTVRDEDVWSGRILHLSGITAALSADCLALIRELTTRRPGRALVSFDVNYRVNLWREAEDPLVLLDLARGADIVFVGEDEAEAAWGLRGAPAVRAALPEPEVLIVKQGAQGATAYVRDAEPVLSPPLPEPGAPSQHSRASNAGEADVPARPVAPRGEPAPDTVTHAPAPRVDVVAHVGAGDAFAAGFLSATLRGLPAHHRLRHGHLMAAATLTADADLAMPPTRAYADRLVALDARGWETLHLGPGWTAAVDEEVATP, encoded by the coding sequence ATGGTCACGTTCCTGCCCACGCGGCAGGGGCGCCTCGCCGATGTGCCGTCATTCGTACGTGGCATCGGCGGAGCCGAGTCCAACGTGGCGTGCAGTCTGGCGGCGTCCGGGCACAGCGCGAAGTGGGTCGGGCGGGTCGGCGCGGACGGCTTCGGTGAGCACCTGGTCGCGGCGATCGCGTCGTACGGCGTCGACACGTCGGCGGTGCAGCGCGATCCGCAGCGGCCGACGGGGATCTACTTCCGTACGGCCGGCGACCGCGCGGCCGATGCGCATGAGGTCCTCTACTACAGGGCGGGATCCGCGGCGTCGGCGATGTCGCCGTCGACGGTCCGGGACGAGGACGTGTGGTCGGGGCGGATCCTGCACCTGTCCGGGATCACGGCGGCACTGTCGGCGGACTGCCTCGCCCTGATACGCGAGCTGACGACGCGTAGGCCGGGCCGCGCGCTTGTCTCGTTCGACGTGAACTACCGCGTGAACCTGTGGCGCGAAGCCGAGGACCCGCTGGTGCTCCTGGATCTGGCGCGGGGTGCGGACATCGTGTTCGTCGGCGAGGACGAGGCGGAGGCGGCGTGGGGCCTGCGCGGCGCGCCGGCGGTCCGCGCGGCGCTGCCGGAGCCGGAGGTGCTGATCGTGAAGCAGGGTGCGCAGGGGGCGACGGCGTATGTACGGGACGCGGAGCCCGTCCTCTCCCCGCCCCTGCCCGAACCGGGGGCTCCGTCCCAGCACTCCCGCGCCTCAAACGCCGGCGAGGCCGATGTTCCAGCCCGTCCGGTAGCCCCGCGTGGCGAACCCGCCCCCGACACCGTCACCCACGCACCCGCGCCCCGCGTCGATGTCGTTGCCCACGTCGGCGCCGGCGACGCCTTCGCCGCCGGATTTCTCTCCGCCACCCTCCGCGGGCTCCCCGCCCACCACCGGCTGCGGCACGGGCATCTCATGGCCGCAGCCACGCTCACCGCCGACGCGGATCTCGCCATGCCGCCCACGCGGGCGTATGCCGACCGGCTGGTCGCACTCGACGCCCGCGGCTGGGAGACACTGCACCTCGGCCCCGGCTGGACCGCAGCCGTGGATGAGGAGGTAGCTACGCCATGA
- a CDS encoding IclR family transcriptional regulator — MSQTVDRALSILPLLAQGPADLGQVADRLGVHKSTALRLLRTLHEHGLVYRQQDQRYRLGARLFALAQEAVENLDVREIAHPHLVQLNEQCGHTVHLAVYEESEVLYIDKVESRYPVRMYSRIGKPVAITVAAVAKLLLADLPEAERRALAEKLEYPMYTSRSIPNPAAFLKELAVVREQGWATDLGGHEESINCIGAPIRGADGRVVAAMSVSAPNVVVTAEELLTLLPLLRRTADAISREYSGAVPDSQAVPPKEAP; from the coding sequence ATGAGCCAGACCGTCGATCGCGCCCTGAGCATCCTGCCGCTGCTCGCGCAGGGACCCGCCGACCTCGGACAGGTCGCCGACCGGCTCGGCGTGCACAAGTCCACCGCCCTGCGCCTGCTCCGTACGCTCCACGAGCACGGACTCGTCTACCGCCAGCAGGACCAGCGCTACCGTCTCGGCGCCCGCCTCTTCGCGCTCGCCCAGGAAGCCGTCGAGAACCTTGATGTACGGGAGATCGCCCACCCCCATCTCGTACAGCTCAACGAGCAGTGCGGGCACACCGTCCACCTCGCCGTGTACGAGGAGAGCGAGGTCCTCTACATCGACAAGGTCGAGAGCCGCTATCCCGTCCGGATGTACTCCCGGATCGGCAAGCCCGTCGCCATCACCGTCGCAGCGGTGGCGAAACTTCTGCTCGCCGACCTCCCCGAGGCCGAGCGGCGCGCTCTCGCCGAGAAGCTCGAGTACCCCATGTACACATCCCGTTCGATCCCGAACCCCGCCGCGTTCCTCAAGGAGCTCGCCGTCGTCCGCGAACAGGGATGGGCCACCGACCTCGGCGGCCACGAGGAGTCCATCAACTGCATCGGCGCCCCCATCCGCGGGGCGGACGGCCGGGTCGTCGCCGCCATGTCGGTCTCCGCGCCGAATGTCGTCGTCACCGCGGAGGAACTCCTCACCCTTCTCCCTCTGTTGCGCCGCACCGCCGACGCCATCAGCCGGGAGTACTCCGGTGCTGTACCTGATTCCCAAGCCGTCCCACCCAAGGAAGCTCCATGA
- a CDS encoding RidA family protein — MSEKIAITPATHTAPPAKFSHGVRKGNILQVAGQVGFLPAVAGQPPTPAGPTLREQTLQTLANVKAVLEEGGASWDDVMMTRIYLTDVAHFAEMNEIYNAYFEEQGLKEAASARTTVYVGLPKGLLIEIDALAVLG; from the coding sequence ATGAGCGAGAAGATCGCGATCACCCCCGCCACCCACACCGCACCGCCCGCGAAGTTCTCCCACGGCGTCCGCAAGGGCAACATCCTCCAGGTCGCGGGCCAGGTCGGCTTCCTGCCCGCCGTAGCAGGACAGCCTCCGACGCCCGCCGGCCCGACCCTGCGCGAGCAGACCCTCCAGACCCTCGCCAACGTCAAGGCCGTGCTCGAAGAGGGCGGCGCGAGCTGGGACGACGTGATGATGACCCGCATCTACCTCACGGACGTGGCCCACTTCGCCGAGATGAACGAGATCTACAACGCGTACTTCGAGGAGCAGGGACTCAAGGAGGCCGCCTCCGCCCGTACGACCGTGTACGTCGGCCTGCCCAAGGGCCTGCTCATCGAGATCGACGCCCTGGCAGTCCTCGGCTGA
- a CDS encoding GntP family permease, with protein sequence MLLAADAPPETPPHTGGLLLLIDGTAGLLTVAALGIALLLLLIIKVRLQPFVALLAVSIAVGLAAGLSVTELFGTVQKSAAVSVIESGMGGILGHVAIIIGLGTMLGAILEVSGGAEVLSSRLLNLFGEKRAPLAMGLTGLIFGIPVFFDVGIFVLAPIVYAAAKRSGKSIILYAMPLLAGLSMTHAFLPPHPGPVAAAGLLHVSLGWVILMGIVVGLPAVLAAWGYAAWIGKRLFVEVPQDMLEAAEEAKAAVRAEQTAAGRAPQERPVGLGTVLAIIGTPLLLILAATFSSIALDPSTLRSVIEFFGHPFVALTIALLLAYYLLGLRRGWSRKSLESVSTSSLKPVGNILLVVGAGGVFGAVLKASGVAQALSDTFNGIGLPVIVLAYLISLVLRVAQGSATVAIVTTAGIVLPLVENGDHSQAFLALVIMAISAGSIFASHVNDGGFWIVSKYFGITERDTLKSWTVLESVLSLAGFAMAAALSLVV encoded by the coding sequence ATGCTGCTCGCCGCTGACGCGCCACCGGAGACCCCACCCCACACGGGCGGTCTGCTCCTGCTCATCGACGGCACCGCCGGTCTGCTGACCGTCGCCGCCCTCGGCATCGCGCTCCTTCTCCTCCTGATCATCAAGGTCAGGCTGCAGCCGTTCGTCGCGCTCCTCGCCGTCTCCATAGCCGTCGGCCTGGCCGCCGGCCTCTCCGTCACCGAACTCTTCGGCACCGTCCAGAAGTCCGCCGCCGTCTCGGTCATCGAGTCCGGCATGGGCGGCATCCTCGGACACGTCGCGATCATCATCGGTCTCGGCACCATGCTCGGCGCGATTCTCGAAGTGTCGGGCGGCGCCGAGGTGTTGAGCTCGCGCCTGCTGAACCTCTTCGGCGAGAAGCGCGCCCCTCTCGCCATGGGCCTCACCGGCCTGATCTTCGGAATCCCGGTCTTCTTCGACGTCGGCATCTTCGTCCTCGCGCCGATCGTGTACGCCGCCGCGAAGCGCTCCGGCAAGTCGATCATTCTCTACGCGATGCCGCTGCTGGCCGGTCTGTCGATGACCCACGCCTTCCTGCCGCCGCACCCCGGCCCGGTCGCCGCCGCCGGCCTGCTCCATGTCTCACTGGGCTGGGTCATCCTGATGGGCATTGTCGTCGGCCTCCCGGCGGTCCTCGCCGCCTGGGGCTACGCCGCCTGGATCGGCAAGCGCCTGTTCGTCGAGGTCCCGCAGGACATGCTGGAGGCCGCGGAGGAAGCCAAGGCCGCCGTGCGCGCGGAGCAGACCGCCGCGGGCCGCGCCCCGCAGGAGCGCCCGGTCGGCCTCGGCACGGTCCTGGCCATCATTGGTACGCCGCTGCTCCTGATCCTCGCCGCGACGTTCTCCTCCATAGCACTGGACCCCTCCACGCTGCGCTCGGTCATCGAGTTCTTCGGCCACCCCTTCGTCGCCCTGACGATCGCGCTGCTGCTGGCGTACTACCTGCTGGGCCTGAGGCGCGGCTGGTCCCGCAAGTCCCTGGAGTCCGTGTCGACTTCGTCGCTGAAGCCGGTCGGCAACATCCTGCTCGTCGTCGGTGCGGGCGGCGTCTTCGGAGCCGTACTGAAGGCGAGCGGTGTCGCGCAGGCGCTCTCCGACACCTTCAACGGCATCGGGCTGCCGGTCATCGTCCTCGCCTATCTGATCTCGCTGGTGCTGCGTGTGGCGCAGGGCTCGGCGACGGTCGCGATCGTCACCACGGCCGGCATCGTGCTGCCGCTGGTCGAGAACGGCGACCACTCACAGGCCTTCCTGGCGCTGGTCATCATGGCGATCTCGGCCGGTTCGATCTTCGCCTCGCATGTCAACGACGGCGGATTCTGGATCGTCTCGAAGTACTTCGGCATCACCGAGCGCGACACGCTCAAGTCGTGGACGGTGCTGGAGTCGGTGCTGTCGCTCGCCGGCTTCGCGATGGCGGCGGCGCTGAGTCTGGTCGTCTGA
- a CDS encoding M14 family metallopeptidase — MRLRPRGGGNGKLSGRKTATLAALLALAVAAPFTANASPTKAATPDATSPAAAGEEQILQYEIQGPSTVAARTAIAATGVSVDEADAHSLVVSATSTEAKRLRALGYKLVALSAPPARTRSGVAVQPFDFPSADSRYHNYAEATAEIDQRIAKYPGIMSKRVIGKSYQGRDIIAVKVSDNVATDENEPEVLFTHHQHAREHLTVEMALYLLRELGAGYGTDSRITNAVNGREIWIIPDVNPDGGEYDIATGSYRSWRKNRQPNSGSSSVGTDTNRNWDYKWGCCGGSSGSAGGETYRGARAESAPEVKVVADFARSRVVGGKQQIKTAIDFHTYSELVLWPFGWTNADTAPGLTQDDRDAFATVGRKMAASNGYTPEQSSDLYITDGSIDDWLWGNQKIFAYTFEMYPTGFGGGGFYPPDEVIERETNRNRDAVLQLLENSDCMYRSIGKEQQYCKS, encoded by the coding sequence ATGCGACTTCGCCCACGCGGCGGCGGCAACGGAAAGCTGAGCGGCAGGAAGACCGCCACCCTCGCGGCCCTGCTGGCGCTCGCAGTAGCCGCACCGTTCACCGCCAACGCCTCGCCCACGAAAGCCGCCACCCCCGACGCGACCTCCCCGGCCGCGGCCGGGGAGGAGCAGATCCTCCAGTACGAGATCCAGGGCCCGTCCACCGTCGCCGCCCGTACCGCCATCGCCGCCACCGGCGTCTCGGTCGACGAGGCCGACGCGCACTCCCTCGTCGTCAGCGCCACCTCAACCGAGGCGAAGCGGCTTCGCGCACTCGGATACAAGCTCGTCGCTCTGTCCGCTCCCCCGGCCAGAACCAGGAGCGGCGTGGCTGTCCAGCCGTTCGACTTCCCGTCGGCCGACTCGCGCTATCACAACTACGCCGAGGCGACCGCCGAGATCGATCAGCGGATCGCCAAGTACCCGGGCATCATGAGCAAGCGCGTCATCGGCAAGAGCTACCAGGGCCGGGACATCATCGCCGTCAAGGTCAGCGACAACGTCGCGACGGACGAGAACGAGCCCGAGGTGCTCTTCACCCACCACCAGCACGCGCGCGAGCACCTCACCGTCGAGATGGCGCTGTATCTGCTGCGCGAGCTCGGCGCGGGCTACGGCACCGACTCCCGGATCACCAACGCCGTGAACGGCCGCGAGATCTGGATCATCCCCGACGTCAACCCGGACGGCGGCGAGTACGACATCGCCACCGGCTCCTACCGCAGCTGGCGCAAGAACCGGCAGCCCAACTCCGGTTCTTCGTCGGTCGGTACGGACACCAACCGCAACTGGGACTACAAGTGGGGCTGCTGCGGCGGCTCTTCCGGCTCCGCCGGAGGCGAGACCTACCGCGGCGCGAGGGCCGAGTCCGCGCCCGAGGTCAAGGTGGTCGCCGACTTCGCCCGCAGCCGGGTCGTCGGCGGCAAGCAGCAGATCAAGACGGCCATCGACTTCCACACGTACAGCGAGCTGGTGCTCTGGCCGTTCGGCTGGACCAACGCCGACACCGCCCCGGGGCTGACCCAGGACGACCGGGACGCCTTCGCCACGGTGGGCAGGAAGATGGCCGCGAGCAACGGCTACACCCCGGAGCAGTCGAGCGACCTCTACATCACGGACGGTTCGATCGACGACTGGCTGTGGGGCAACCAGAAGATCTTCGCGTACACCTTCGAGATGTACCCGACGGGCTTCGGCGGTGGCGGCTTCTACCCGCCCGACGAGGTGATCGAGCGGGAGACGAACCGCAACCGGGACGCGGTGCTCCAGCTGCTGGAGAACTCGGACTGCATGTACCGCTCGATCGGCAAGGAACAGCAGTACTGCAAGAGCTGA
- a CDS encoding PQQ-like beta-propeller repeat protein yields MGDDLGISRRTLLRGSLGLVATVGVVGACSAAEEDGPKKRATAWTFDGSVYGELTVDGGTVYVTTVGPDLLHALDAGTGDTRWSAKGGESTGTEPDMVTVAGGMVFRLSQDGLVHAYRTSDGKRLWRTGPLVEEGEPDRPFVLGSVLCVQLRARTDDDGQVLEPGVVCGIDTSSGRVLWRSNASWLFTPDPKRGVLFKETPDGVAACDPATGRVRRHVAAARGEYSPYFALGADAVLLVSGPKGNTHLYAYDAADGTPRWNVPALDGTITVAPDGGTAYLHDGRGHLHAHATADGRRTWTATTAPHARDEVVPYAGTVLLSSGDQYNGEDGRSIGDDRPGYVLAHSALNGRQLWRQDREQPSWTLPVPVGRLALVGHDTAWWAYDIATGEPQWRVPCDGALADDPVVRDGMLYGPDTEGVRAVRL; encoded by the coding sequence ATGGGGGACGACCTCGGCATCAGCCGCCGCACTCTGCTGCGCGGCTCGCTCGGCTTGGTGGCCACAGTCGGCGTCGTCGGCGCGTGCAGCGCGGCGGAGGAGGACGGGCCGAAGAAGCGGGCCACGGCGTGGACGTTCGACGGCAGTGTCTACGGCGAGCTCACGGTCGACGGCGGCACGGTCTACGTCACCACGGTAGGTCCCGACCTGCTGCACGCGCTGGACGCCGGGACCGGTGACACCCGCTGGAGTGCGAAGGGCGGCGAGTCGACCGGCACCGAACCCGACATGGTCACGGTCGCGGGCGGCATGGTCTTCCGTTTGAGCCAGGACGGGCTGGTCCACGCGTACCGCACGAGCGACGGCAAGCGTCTGTGGCGTACCGGCCCGCTCGTCGAGGAAGGCGAGCCCGACCGGCCGTTCGTGCTCGGCAGTGTGCTCTGTGTCCAGCTGCGCGCGCGGACCGACGACGACGGCCAGGTGCTGGAGCCGGGCGTGGTGTGCGGGATCGACACGAGCAGCGGCCGTGTCCTGTGGCGCAGCAACGCGTCCTGGCTCTTCACGCCCGACCCGAAGCGCGGTGTTCTCTTCAAGGAGACACCCGACGGCGTGGCCGCCTGCGACCCCGCCACGGGTCGGGTCCGCCGGCACGTCGCGGCAGCCCGCGGCGAGTACTCCCCGTACTTCGCGCTCGGAGCCGACGCAGTCCTCCTCGTCTCGGGCCCCAAGGGCAACACCCACCTGTACGCGTACGACGCGGCCGACGGCACCCCGCGCTGGAACGTCCCGGCCCTGGACGGCACGATCACCGTGGCCCCGGACGGCGGTACGGCCTACCTCCACGACGGCCGCGGCCACCTGCACGCACACGCCACCGCCGACGGCCGCCGGACCTGGACGGCGACAACCGCCCCTCACGCGCGCGACGAGGTGGTTCCGTACGCCGGCACGGTGCTGCTCTCGTCCGGCGACCAGTACAACGGCGAGGACGGCCGGAGCATCGGCGACGACCGCCCCGGCTATGTCCTCGCGCACTCCGCCCTGAACGGCCGCCAACTGTGGCGCCAGGACCGCGAACAGCCGTCGTGGACCCTCCCGGTCCCGGTCGGCCGGCTGGCCCTCGTCGGCCACGACACAGCCTGGTGGGCGTACGACATCGCCACCGGAGAACCGCAGTGGCGGGTGCCGTGCGACGGGGCGTTGGCGGACGACCCGGTGGTGCGGGACGGGATGCTGTACGGCCCGGACACCGAGGGCGTGCGGGCCGTACGGCTCTGA